AGTAACCTCGCGTGCGCGTGCTCCTGGATACGCATGTGCTGATCTGGTGGGATTCTGGCGCGCGTCTCTCGGCGGCCGCGATGAAGGCCATCAGGAGTGCCGACGACGTGTTCGTCAGCAGTGCGTCGGCGTGGGAACTCGCGATCAAGTCGTCGCTCGGCAAAATCAGCGGTACCCGCACCGTGGCCGCCGCCGCTGCGGCGTCGGCATTTACCGAGTTGCCCGTCCTGTTCCGGCACGCCGAGGCCGCCGCACGTCTGCCGTGGCATCATCGGGATCCCTTCGACCGGATGCTGATCGCGCAGGCGCAGGTCGAAGGGCTGGTCGTCATCTCACGGGACCAATTCTTCACGCCGTACGACCTCAAGCTCATCCGTGCGTAGCGTTACCCCCGTCTTGCTTGCCCGCCGCTGGTCGAACAATACCTTTCCCCACGTGAGGCGCCCTTCATCCACGCGCCGACCCCCAATTCTCGATCACGAGGGATTCATGCGCGTTGTGCTCTCCCGCTCCACCAAGCGCCTGGTCATCGGCGCGGCCTCCGCCACCATGGCCGTCGGCGTACTCACCGCAGCGCGCCCCATCGCCCGCGCCACCGGCATCTCCTTCTCCTACCGCATCTCGTCGAGCAGTGCGGACAAAAAGCAGAAGGAAGCGCGGAGCACGCTCGCCAACGTCCGCATGCAGGATGGCAACATCCGCATGGACTACCTCGAAGGCACGAACCCCATGGGCCAGAAGAACCGCTACATGATCGTGCAGGGCGACGCCGGCAAATTCGTGATCGTCGATCCCAAGGACAAGAAGGCGATCGTCATGACGGCCGACGCGATGGGGAGCGGCATGGGCGCGATGCTCAACAATCCGCTCGTGAAGCTCACCGTCAGCAACACCAGCTTCCGCTACAAGGACCTGGGCGCCGGTGAAACGATCCTCGGCTACAAGACGAGGAAGGTCCGCACCTGGTACTCCAGCACCGTCGAGATGAAGGTGATGATGATGAACCAGAAGACGGTCAGCAACGACTCCAGTGACCAGTGGATCGCCAACGTGGACTTCGATCCGCGCACCATGGAAGCATGGGCCAAGTCGTTCGCATCGGGCGTAAAGTCTACGAACCCCGAGCTCGCCAAAGATCTCGCCAGCTACACCCGCGAGTATGGCCGCTCGGGCATCGCGCTCAAGACGGTCACCTGGTCCACCCAGACGGACAAGAAGGGCAAAGTCACGGCGGACACGCTGGTGATGGAAGTCACCGACCTCAAGACGGGCGCGCTCGACAAGTCGCTCTTCGAAATT
This region of Gemmatimonas groenlandica genomic DNA includes:
- a CDS encoding type II toxin-antitoxin system VapC family toxin encodes the protein MRVLLDTHVLIWWDSGARLSAAAMKAIRSADDVFVSSASAWELAIKSSLGKISGTRTVAAAAAASAFTELPVLFRHAEAAARLPWHHRDPFDRMLIAQAQVEGLVVISRDQFFTPYDLKLIRA
- a CDS encoding DUF4412 domain-containing protein: MRVVLSRSTKRLVIGAASATMAVGVLTAARPIARATGISFSYRISSSSADKKQKEARSTLANVRMQDGNIRMDYLEGTNPMGQKNRYMIVQGDAGKFVIVDPKDKKAIVMTADAMGSGMGAMLNNPLVKLTVSNTSFRYKDLGAGETILGYKTRKVRTWYSSTVEMKVMMMNQKTVSNDSSDQWIANVDFDPRTMEAWAKSFASGVKSTNPELAKDLASYTREYGRSGIALKTVTWSTQTDKKGKVTADTLVMEVTDLKTGALDKSLFEIPAGYEVADMTKMMAEAGAAMDSAKAESAKGDKDAKKEEKPSAKDAIKAGLGGMFKKKPPM